In Pectobacterium actinidiae, the DNA window CGCACACAGCAGCCTGACGCCGATCACAAATCATCCAGGAAGGTTTTATCAAGCTGGTTAAACGCACGCTTCAGCACATCCGCTAGCGTTTGGTAAGTTGGCGCTTCTTCTAATGGCGCTAGTGCCTGACCTGACTCCAATAACTTATGGCGAATCTCATGGAACCACTGTGCTAGCGTCGGCGGTAAAGGCGTCACAGAACGGCGACCCAGCCACCAGAGCCCCTGCAACGGCAGGCTACAGGCAAACAGCGCGGTCGCAATGGCGGGGCCAAGCTGGCCACCGAGCGCAATCTGCCACGTTAAGGTAAACACCGCTAGCGGCGGCATGACGCGGATGCCAAACCGTGTCGCCCGCGCCACACGGTTTTCAGGAAATACGGGCGCCAGCCGCTTTTCTGCTGGCCACGTTTTCATATAATGCTGCCCACGTTGGAGTAGCTGTAGCCAACTGATTCTACTGTCTGGTTTCGTCGCCATAGCCACACCTCAACTTTACAGATAAAAAATAAAACTTTTGCACAAATCAACAACTCAAGTTGATAAGGTTAAAATATATTTTGTGTTTAGCCTACGCTATCGGTATCCTAGATCGGCCTTTTGGCCGCTGTATACCTAAAGTAGTATGACTACACGCAAGGAGTATAATTCCCTTTGCGACATAAGCGCAGCCAACGGCCATAACGCGGTTATCCATCGCTTTAAAGCTGCGGTTTACATCCGGTCGATGTCACGTTGTTGTAGAGATTAGTTATATCGATTATCCGATATAACCTACATCATAATGTCGACCCTATTTCATCATCGTGTCTGGTGTATCACACCAAGGTATGATGTTAATCATAAATGCCAGCAGCGGTATGCGATATGCTATGCCCTGTGTGACATTTTTTTAACCATGTATAACAAGTAGGTACTTCCATGTCGAGTAAGTTAGTACTGGTTCTTAACTGCGGTAGTTCATCCCTGAAATTCGCGATCATCGATGCGATTAACGGAGAAGAGTACCTGTCTGGTTTAGCCGAGTGTTTCAACCTGCCTGAAGCCCGTATCAAATGGAAAATGGACGGCAGTAAACAAGACGCCGAACTGGGTGCCGGTGCAGCTCACAGCGAAGCGCTGAACTTCATCGTCAATACCATTCTGTCTCAGAAACCGGAGCTGTCAGCTCAACTGGTTGCTATTGGTCACCGTATCGTTCACGGCGGTGAGAAGTTCACCCAATCCGCGATCATCACTGATGATGTTCTTCAGGGTATCAAAGATTCCGTGCCTTTTGCACCTCTGCACAACCCGGCGCACCTTATCGGTATCGACGAAGCACTGAAATCGTTCCCGCACCTGGCTGATAAGAACGTCGCTGTTTTCGACACCGCGTTCCACCAGACGATGCCGGAAGAATCCTACCTTTATGCACTGCCGTACAAACTGTATAAAGAAAACCACATCCGTCGCTACGGCTTCCACGGCACCAGCCACTACTTTGTTTCTCGTGAAGCCGCCAAAGTGCTGAACAAACCAGTAGAAGAGCTGAACGTAATCACTTGCCATCTGGGCAACGGTGGTTCCGTTACTGCAATCCGTAATGGCGAATGCGTTGACACCTCAATGGGTCTGACCCCGCTGGAAGGTCTGGTGATGGGTACGCGCTGCGGCGATATCGACCCGG includes these proteins:
- the yfbV gene encoding terminus macrodomain insulation protein YfbV, with the protein product MATKPDSRISWLQLLQRGQHYMKTWPAEKRLAPVFPENRVARATRFGIRVMPPLAVFTLTWQIALGGQLGPAIATALFACSLPLQGLWWLGRRSVTPLPPTLAQWFHEIRHKLLESGQALAPLEEAPTYQTLADVLKRAFNQLDKTFLDDL
- the ackA gene encoding acetate kinase, which gives rise to MSSKLVLVLNCGSSSLKFAIIDAINGEEYLSGLAECFNLPEARIKWKMDGSKQDAELGAGAAHSEALNFIVNTILSQKPELSAQLVAIGHRIVHGGEKFTQSAIITDDVLQGIKDSVPFAPLHNPAHLIGIDEALKSFPHLADKNVAVFDTAFHQTMPEESYLYALPYKLYKENHIRRYGFHGTSHYFVSREAAKVLNKPVEELNVITCHLGNGGSVTAIRNGECVDTSMGLTPLEGLVMGTRCGDIDPAVIFHLHDALGMSVERINTLLTKESGLQGLTEVTSDCRYVEDNYETKADAKRAMDVYCHRLAKYIGSYAALMEGRLDAVIFTGGIGENAAMVRELSLKKLGLLGFDVDHERNLAARFGKSGNIAKDGTRAALVIPTNEELVIAEDAYRLTA